AATCTAGAAAGGATGGATGTGTAATGAAGACTTCTCACAAAGAGAAGGCGGTGTCGTTTTTGCAATTGGTGGCTTCGGGGGAAGTGCGCGAAGCATATCAGAGGTACATTGGTCCGGGTTTCCGCCACCATAATCCCTTTTTCCGCGGAGATGCTGATTCTCTTATGCTCGCAATGGAAGAGAACGCCGCAAAGAATCCTCACAAAATCCTTGAGGTCAAATGTGCCATCGAAGAGGATGATATCGTTGCGGTTCACTCCCATGTAAAACAAAAGAAAGAGGAACTAGGAGGAGCTGTGGTTCATATCTTCCGCTTCAATAACGGTCTCATCGTCGAACTCTGGGACGTGGGTCAGCCTATACCCGAGGATTCTCCCAATGAGAATGGCATGTTCTGATGGGTTTGTAAAAGGCTGTTATCCTTAATTAAGGATAACAGCCTTTTAGCATTATGTATGGTGGAGCCGAACGGACAGAACCGATGACTTTTTGGCTATTTATCTTCCCTTAATAAATACTCATGTCCGTCTTGATCCTTGAAGGTAAACATAGTTCCAAATGGCATTTTCATCATTTCTCCTACTTCTACTTCTTTTTGCTTCATTTTGTTATAAGCTGATTCGATATCCGTTGTACTGAAAAGAATAGACGGATGCGCAACGGCAGATGGTTTTTGTTGTTCCATAAGAGACTGCGAATAAAGAACTAGAGTGGTAAATTCATCTTCGCTTGGACCGACTTCTATCCAAGATGCATTTGGTCCCATAGGTTGCTCGAATTTTAATACAAAGCCGATTTTGTTTAACCAAAAGTCTTTTGCCTGTTCTTGATCTTGTACATAAACAGTTACTTTTCCAATTTTATTAATCATCGTATGTCTCCTTACCTTTTCGCTTTTTCTATCCTAGATAAATTTATCAAAATCCTATAGTGAAAACAAAGGAAGAGAGTGTTTGTCATCAGTAAAGCGCGAAGCGCTTTACTTTGAGACAAGGGACTGTCACTCACTCCACCATGAAAACTCTTTTCACTTATTTAAATATACGCTAACTGTAAAGTACGGAGTACTTTGCAGTTGACTGTCACAACCTCTCTCCCTTGTAATTTATTGGTAATATAGCTTGATGACGTTGGGTCAGACCCCTACTTGGGGGAATCCCCGAAGCCGGCATGAACCGTACTACCCGCAGTGACATCAAGAAATATTGGATCCAAGATGCTTCTATCGCATGCGGGTATATTTGGCTTGGTGCGGTAGAACTGGGAGTCGGAGTGGCTTTTGGGGCGGTTCATCATACGCAGGACCCCGAAGAGTCAGAACGTAGGGAAACCTTTGTACGGAACGCTCTTTCCATCCCGGCTGCACGGCACGTTTTGGCTATACTGGGGTTAGGCTATCCTAAGGAAAATCCAGCTCCCAAGAAAATGTACCCCCGGGAAAATGTCGTATTTTACGATAGGTTTAGTTGAAGAGGGATAGCTGATTAATGTTGGCGGACTGTAAGTTCGTTATTGGCTTAACAGCGCTTATTTTGCAAAGTTCAGCGGACTCAGGTTCCGTTATTCTACTAAAATAGTATGTTTTTCAACATTTTTAAGCGAATAACGTATCCTGTGTCCTCAAAGACCTTCAAAAGGTAATTTTTTGAGAAGATAACGGACTCTGTGTCCGATCAGAGCGCAGGGTCTCCAAAAGGTTGTTAAAACTATAATTGACGCCAAAACAGTTGGATGACGTCTTGGAAATACCGAAAAAGGCTATACTGTAGTTTGTTCTACTAAATTATTCCTGTAAAAGTACTGGAGGTAATCATGGGAAGATTAATTCATTTCGAAATTCATGTGAATGACATGGAACGGGCTAAGACGTTCTATGGAGAGGTGTTTGGATGGTCATTTCAAGATTGGAGTGACTTTGCAGGAATGCCTTACTTTGGAGCCGTAACGGGCAACGAAAATGAACCTGGAATCAATGGGGCTTTGATGCAACGTCAAAGTGCACCGCCAGAAACAGGTCAGGCTTTAAATGGATTCGCTTGTACGATGGGAGTGGAAGATTACGATGCAACGGAAACGAAGATTCTTCAGCATGGGGGCACGGTAGCAATGCCCAAGTATGCGCTGCCTGGAATGGCGTGGCAGGGATACTATATGGATACCGAAGGAAATATCTTTGGCATTCATCAACCAGATGTGAACGCAAAATGATTGGGGAGGAGCAGATATTACTGCTCCTTTAATAGATTAAGAGGAGTGATAGGCATGGATAAGAGTATAGGCAATTTTTCAGTCAGTCTAAATGTCAAAGACATTAAGACATCTAAAGAGTTCTATGAAAAACTTGGGTTTCATGTTTTTGGTGGGGATATTACACAAAACTGGTTAATCATGCAAAATGACGATTGTACGATTGGACTGTTTCAAGGAATGTTTGAAAAGAATATGTTGACTTTTAATCCGGGGTGGAACAATAAAGCTCAAGAAGTAAACCCATTCAAAGATGTAAGAGTTCTACAAGAAGAATTCAGAAGCAATGGAATAAATATTATTAACGAGGCAGACACCCATTCTACTGGACCAGCTAGTTTTCTTATTGAAGATCCAGATGGGAATCCCATTCTTATTGACCAACACAGATAGAGAAATGCGATGGAGCCTTTATTCTAATTTATATTAAGGAGCTTTTTGTGTTGGATGCAAAAGGAATAGGCGCCGATGCTGCTATTGATTCTCTTGGAGGTTCGTCTGGAAACGATTTAGCTTTTTGCTTTTATCAGGGATACAAGAGGAATCGTTGGAGAAGAATTTGAACATGGAGCCGTTGCCTTTTTTGACTTGCAAGCAGGATTGAGGCTGGCAATTTGGAATCGCAAAGATATTGCTCATGATACAAAGCTTATTCAGACCCCACCAAGCCTTACTGAATTTACACTTGGACACAATGTAGGGAGCAAAGATGAAGTTGATAAGGTGATGAAACAGGCAAAGAATGCGGGTGCAACTATAACAGTCGCGGCACATGATACTTTTTGGGGTGGTTATTCAGGCTATTTCCAAGACCCTGACGGTCATTTATGGGAAGTAGTCTGGAATCCACAGTGGGAAATTACAGAATAATAAAAGTTGGCGGACTGTCGGTACGTTATTTGCTTAAAAATGGCTATTTTTCAAAAATATTGGACTCAGGTTCTGTTATCTTACTAAAATAATACGTTTTTCAACTGTTTTTTAACCAATAACGTATCCTGTGTCCTCAAAGACCTTTAAAATGGGATCTTTCGAGGAGATAACGGACTCAGTGTCCGGTCAGAGCAAATGCAATTGTCTCAGGGGGGGGAACTATGGGTACAACCAAGTGGAAATATCCAGCTTTCATACAGCGGGAAAATGATGGGGATTTCGGAGTATACTTTCCAACTTTATTTTGTGATTCTGGGTGGGATTTTCCTTTAAGCAGGGGCCGTACAAGGGATAAAGCAATTAAGAAGGCAAAAGAGGATTTAGCTTATACAATCGCAGGTATTATTTACGATAATGACGTTGTACCTGAGCCTGTCAAGATTCCTGACGATCAACTTGGTGAAGACATGGAAGTTATCGAGATTGAGACTTGTTACGAAGATTATAAAAAAGAAATAGAGGAACATTTACGCGGTAGACACTGGCACATTGATTATTGGGACGAAGAACATGGTTCCATCAGTACCATTGGATTTCGAAATGAACTGGGAACATGGGATATCTATTTTTCCGGACACATGAGTGATGAGGAAGCAAGGATTCTGGATCAGCATGGTAAAAGAACAGATTCCCCCGATGAGTGGATCCTCTTTACAGTCCAATCAAGAAGTGAAGGTGAAGAAAAGGTATATTATTTCATAGAAAATGTACTTCTATCGGTTCGTAGAAGATGCAACGCAAAATGATTGAAAGGAGCAGATGTGCTGCTCCTTTTTATCGTAGGTCTAAATCCAAATCTTCATGTCCGACAACGGTAAAGTGCGTTGCACTTTACTTTGTGACAAGGGTCAGTCCCTCAGTTCAGTATTAATTTTGGCTGGACCTATGCGGAACACGCGAAGGAAACATGATAGGATATCATTTCCTAACGACCAAGTATTTAACATATATAAGACTTATGGTAAGATAATGATACGAAAGTCCTACATTATTTTACTCCATTCGACAAGGGCAAACTCTCTGAAAGGGGAGGACGCAAAGCCACGGGTCTAAGGCATTATGCTATGATCCCGGGTTTCGACTGAATCGGGATCATAGGTCTATGATCATAGTCGTTGCTCTTGTACGGGGCTGCGACTATTTTTTATGGGAAAAGGAATATATATGGAGAACTTGATAGAGTGGCTGAACCAAGCTTACCGCTATGAGAATTATGGAGATCTTGCAAGGGCAAAGTACTGCTTTGAACGACTTCGAGGATGGGAGAGTGAATTGCAAGAAGAAGACTTGGTACGCGTGGGGAAGTTTTTCTACCAGCAAGGGGAGCAGGAAGCTAGTTATAGGTGCTTCTATACTGCGCTCCAAAAAGGGGCTACCCTTGAAACGAGCGGACAGTTGCTCATGCAACTAGTTGAGAAACGAGTAGGCTCATTAGAAGACTTGCAATGGCTTTTAACGATCCCAGAAATAAAGAAGAAGTTCGATATGCGGATTCGGATTGCACGTGTTTTTAAGGAACGTGGGGAAGCCATGAAAGGGTACCTCCAGGTTACCGACCTTCTTGTTGAAGTAGAAAAGAAGGTGAAATTCGAAAAGTTTCTGATGCCTTCCTATATACAATGCTTACTATTAATAATTGAGATGGAATTTGGATTTCACCGTATAGCGCAAGCGCGCTATCAGCTTCGTCGGTTGATCTATCTTAAGAGAGAATGGCTGATACACGAGCAAGAAATTGGGTATTGGAGCATTATGTTAGACGAGATTGCCGCGTTTGTGAAACGTGAGGATTGGGATAGCATTTATTCTCGTTTAACTGGTGATGTGGGATGGATAGCTCATTTCTATCATTTGCTTGTTCACGGTAGATTAAACCGTTCTGCCATCAATGAGTTAAGTAGGATTCACTTTGAAGATCCCTATCTGGAGAAAAAGCGAGGTACTTTCCTTAGTCTCTTGCTAAAAGCTGCCGGGGATTCAAACTGGAGTACCTTAATTGAGGAGCAAATAAAGGTACTTCCAAATGATTTGCTGACAGCTCTTTTATACGGTGAAAGATTAAGAGAGCGGCAAGATTCTCAGATGGAGAGGTTTTGGACGGAGGAGCTGAAGAAGCATCCTGATCGAAAAGAAGTGATTCAATGCTTTTGGCAGTCGAAAGCAACCGAAACGAAGGATCCTCGCATCTTGGAAAGCGTGAAAATGATCTTCATAGGTGGTGGAGAAAAGATTGGGGGAACCTCCATCTCCGTAAGTATAGGAGATCATCATATTCTCCTTGATGCCGGGATGCATATTCACGGAAATCATCCCATTCCGGATTATTCGCCTCTGCATGTGGAAGGACTAGGCTTTGATGATTTCGACGCGCTGCTAATCAGCCACGCCCATTTAGATCATATTGGGGCAGTACCGTATGTCTACCGTCAGAATCCACAATTGCCGATCTACACGAGTAGGGCTACCAAACGTTTAATGAAGGTGATGCTCCAGGATACGAAGGATTGGCACTCGCTTGACCTTATTCAGGATACGATTCTTTCTATACAAGAAGTGAAAATGGGGGAAGAATGGACCATCCCTTCTAAGGACAAGGAATGGAAAGTTCGGTTTATTCCTTCCGGGCATATATTAGGAGCGGCTTCCATCCACCTTGAATTGGACGGGGTTCGTATTCTCTTTACCGGAGATTATTCTATGGAGGACCAGATGACGGTTCAAGGCATGAAGCTTCCACCAGGACTGGAAGTGGATATCCTAATTACGGAGAGCACCTATGGGTATCATCCATCGAACCGTGTGCTTAGTCGGGAGCAAACGGCTGAGCAAATCGTATCCTGTCTACAACAGACGTTGGAGAGGAAAGGGACGATGCTTTTCCCTGCTTTCTCTATCGGGCGTTCCCAGGAGATCATTGCTCTTCTTCAAGAGATCTATCAGCATGAGAGATATCTTCCGTTTCCTCTCTACTTAGATGGTCGAGTAGCGGAAGTATGCCGAGTCTATGAACAATGCTATAGAGAGGAAGGCAAAGAGCTTTCTTTGATTGGAAAAGGGATTCAGTCCGCGAAGGAGCTGTATACCCGAAAAAAGAATGGGGATTTTACCTTTTCTCACTTTATGGATCGATACATTATTCCGGAAGGCAATGCCGTGATTGCGAGCTCGGGAATGTTGCTGGCGAGAAGTGCATCGGCCGATTATGCCGAATATCTCCTAGCAGATCCGAGGAATACTATTGCTTTTTCCGGCTATCTGGATCCAGCAAGTCCTGCTGCCCAGTTATTGGATAGCACTCGTGAGCGTGGGACAGGACGCGTTCAGCTGAACGATAATAGCTATGATTCTCACGCACAAGTGGAATCTTTTCGGTTTTCTGCCCATGCTAAGCGAGATGACATTGTGCAACTAATCTTGCAATTGCGACCGCAGGCGGTATTTCTCATGCATGGCGAGCATACCAAAGCGTATGAATCCGTAGAAAGTTTAGTGGAAGGGAAGACAATCTATCCAACCGTGATAGATTTAGCACAGGCAGCAGGTGAAGATTTAACAGTCATTCCTGCCTTTAACGGGAAAATATATCGGTTGGGAAGGGGAGAGAAGGCATGAATCCTTCTAACGAGTCTATGAAACATATTTGGTTGAATTCATGGATGAACGACAAGCAATTGCTTTTGAGTAGCTCGAACAAACAAGAGATCCGAAAACTATTGAAATTAGATGGAATAAACAATAGAACGCAACGCTTGGCAAGATTTTGGGAGCTTCAGCATTATGTGGAATCGTTAACCTATCATCATGCAGAAGAGATAGAAGAAGCAACTTCGTTCGCCGTGAAAAGTTGGAATGAAAAATCTTCATTAAAGATTGATCAGGAAACGGTGAAGTCCATTCTCCCCCTGGAAAGAGTGGAGATGTTTAAGTCCATTTGTACCGGAGAGCAACTCGCAGGAATGGAAACAAGAGAGGCATGGTTGGTTCAGTTGCTGCTCCGCTTTGCCATTTGCGAAGTTCAATCCCTTTCTTCCGTTGTTGGCTGGGTGAAGCATGTCCTTCAAACGTTATGGGGTGATTCACCGGATCGAGAAGTAAAAGCAGCTTTAAAAGTAATGGGCTTTAGAAAGAACCAATCACTTGATTTAGAGATGCTAGAAAAGTACCGTTCTTTATTCAAGGGAAGACTAGTTTATTCTAAGGGTCTAAGAAACCTTTTGCAACCTATCCTATCTTCAGAAGATATTGCCGTGATAGAGATGGAACAACCTTCAAAAAAGAAGGAGAGTCAGGAGATCATATCACGCGATATGACTTCCGAAGAGTCTATGATGAAGATTCTTGAAGCGATAGGAGGTTCTTCATCTGAGTACCTGTTATCTGAACTGTATGATGAGTCTATGGGAAACTTGCCCGCTAATCGAGTGGTTAGCGTAGGGCGATTAATCAACTTCTTCTCCATCTTAAATCTCCATGGAATAGAGAGTTATTCCGGAGGGTTGGAAAAAGATAGGATTTTCCATTTGAAAAGAGACGAGCTCGCGAAGACCTTTATGACAAGAAGACCGATTCAATCAAAGGAAGATGAAATTCCGATCCAGCTGGTTCAATGCGGCTGGACCTTCCATGGGAAGGTCATGATTCTCCCATTAATAGAGGAAGTCATCTTAGAAAAGGAGAGGAAGTAACCATGCGCTATGTGGGAATTGATTTAGGTACAACGAATTCGACGATCTCGGTGGCTCATCTGGACCAAGATGGAAAGCATATTACCCCTGTTACTCTAGATATTACTCAGCTTGACGAGAGCGGAAGCAACATTTCCCTAGAAAAAACGCTGCCGAGCGCCCTATTTGTGGATGAGCAGGATCAACCCTACATCGGAAGGTATGCGAGAAAGATGGCGCACTTCTATCCTCAGAATGTGATTCGAGAAGCCAAGAGGTATATGGGCGAGGAAGTAAGTTGGCCAATCAATGAGAAGAAGTATCGCCCAGAGACGGTTTCCTCCTATATTTTAAAAGCTATGAAAATGCAAGCTGAGCAATACTACATGGGAGAACCCGTAGATAGTGTGGTGATTACTGTACCAGCAAACTTTAACTTTCAGCAGGATAAAGCAACGAGAGTGGCTGCCGAGCTAGCAGGTTTTGCTAAAGATAAGATTCATACGATACCGGAGCCAACAGCAGCGCTGCTAGACTTCTTAAATGAAGAAAAAAAGCTTCATCCGGATTCCAGGAAGATTCAATTCCATGGACAGAGTAAAAATTTGATGGTGTTCGACCTGGGCGGTGGGACCTGTGATGTATCTATCTTGCAGGTTAAGGAAAACGCAACGGGTGACCTTGATATTCAAGAGTTGTCCATCTCACAATATATGGAGCTGGGTGGGCTTGATTTTGATCGACTCGTAGCCAAGTATCTGTTAGAAAAACTATGCCTGGAAACGGGCTACACCATTCAAACTCTTCAGCGTGAGTTTCGAAGTGAATTTCCTCAAATCCGTGAGTCGCTTCTGTCCATCGCTGAAAAGTTTAAGATCCATTTTGCTTCGCAAATAAATCATAAGCTGATCATGCAGCAAACGGATTATTATGAAAACAAAGAGCAATTTGATCAACTCACGTTTCGCTATACCCTTACATCTCCAGAAAAACTGGCAACGATCTTTACGATGACGAAAAAAGAGTATGATCAGATCGTAGAGCCCTTGCTGTATGCTCAACTTTCTTCTTCAGTGAATATTGAAGAACCCATTCTTAATGCTTTATCACAAGCCAAGAAAGGCGAGATGAAGAAAGAAGAGATCGATGCTGTGTTTCTGGTTGGGGGGATGACCTTCTATCCGGCCGTCCAGGAAAGGATCTATGAACTATTTGATAAACGATTAAAACCTATACGCTCAGTGAATCCCATGTACGCGGTTTCCCGAGGTGCTGCCGTTTATCATGACATGGTTGCGAATAAGCGAGAAGAAGCTGCCACGAAAATTGGAGTAAAGAATACGATTCAGAACAATGTATTTATTAGAGTATTTAAGAGCGATTCAGTAGCCCTGTTAGAGAAAGGGACGAGTCTTCCCTATGAACGATTGATTGAAGATGAGTTCTTCGTCACAGGTCCCCACAAGACGGTTTACGGTATGAAGCTAGACTTATTCACGGCTGAAGACCCGAAATCTCCGATTACCAAAAATCTGAAATCCGCTTCCATTACCTTTAAAGAACCTGTAGAAGTGGGAGCGCCCTTAATTTTGCAAGTAAAGTGCAACGAGGAAAGAGATGTTAGCGTCAAGGCATGGCTTAAAGGAAAAGAGTCAGAAGTCATCGATGTCAACGTTGGGTCCCATGTTTGGGAGCAGGAAGAGAAGGAATTCCATATCAAGAATCTAGATAAAATCAAATTCGATTCTTAAGTAGGGAGGGATCCCGAGTATGACCATACATCTAACAAGGGATGAAAAGCAAGAAATTCGATTAGAGTTAAAAAAACAAGCGGAACAAAAGTCCATGGAGATCGATTTGGATCTCTTCGATAACAAACCGGTGTATGATCATGGACATGAGCGGGAAGTCGAAGTAGAGTATATGGGCTATGTTGGGTATGCTCCGATTCAATTTGATCAACAGAATCAACGTGTCAGCAGAGAAGAAAGATTAGATGTCATGAGTTTGCTGAGAGTAATGGCAACAGGTACATTAAAAGATGTGAGAAAGGCTACTGACGGGCTTGCCGTTTACGGAGATAGAGTGATTGAAGACATCTATCGAGAAGTGCATTTGTTCGATATCTCTGATCCCAAGAGGTGGCTTGAACTGGTTCATCTCGTCAGTAGAATCACCGTTCGTAGCTGGGAAGGACGAATGATCCTTAAGGGTATTCTTAGGCAATCCAGTTCGTTGTCACATGTTCGTTTAGCTATTCAGGTTGGAGGGTTGCTTCAAGATGAAGAGGTTGTAGAAGAAGTGCTCTATCATCTGAAGAATCCCGAATACTTTGCGCCGTGTTTACGTGCGCTCTTGCAAATTCAATCAGAGAGATCTCTCTTGTCTATCATTGAAGTCCTTCTCTCGCTTAGAGAAGATCAAGGAGAAAGCATTCGTGAAGCCCATAAACAGGCGAGTGAATTCTATCAGTTTGGTCCTTCAGGCATTCCCTTACTATTCGATGCCTATATGGAGGTATCCGCTCATTACCTTCGTCCCATTTTTTCGATTGCCATTCGATCGTATAAAGACGCAGCCATACCGATTCTAGCAGAAGCATTGGAGAAGGAGAACGACGAGTATCGAGTACTGCTGATCTGTCGATTGCTTGGCCAGTTAAAAGTATCCGCTGCGACAAAGCTTCTCGTAAATACGTTTGAGAAACAACCAGAGAAAAGGCTAGCAGCGATGGAAGGCTTGAGCTTTACCAACGACACCTTTTTGGCTGACTTTATGCTAAAAGTATTAAAGGATCCAGAGGTTTCCATTCAACAGAAGGCCCTTCAGGCCCTTGCACGGTTAGGGAACGCGGATCATCTGCCAAGCATACGTCCACACCTGCGAGATGAATCGAGTCCAACCTACTTGGATGCCTTATTTTGTATGGTCTGCCTAGGAGAGGAGGAGGCTGTAAAAACATATGTAAAACGGTTAATTCACGGAAGAAGCTATGAGCAAAATAAACTTATGAAGTGGATCAGCAAGCTTCCGAAAAACATGCTTATCCCGATTGCCAAGCAGTTATATTCTATGCCAGATGGAGAATCTCTGGTTCTCGTCGAAGCCCTGCAGCGCCCAACCGTAATACCCAAGCCGGTAGTTGAGATATTGGTAAAGAGACTTAAAAAAGCACAGAATCATAGGTTAAGAGTTTCCATTTATCAGCTCTTAGGAAAACATGCCTACCTTGAAGGAGACTTCTATTACCAAGCACAAAACCACGAGTCACACCCTGACGTGCGTCGTGAACTGAAGCTCATCATATCCCGCATTGCTAAAGGGAAAGAAGGCGTTCTCGGCAGGGGGTAATAATGGGTTGGTCATGAAATATTTGTCAAACCCAGAATGATGTAGATTTTTGTCATTTCTATCGTTTAATATGTAATTAGTCCTATATGATAGAAACTAGGAGGAACAGGCTATGGTGCAAACCCTCATCAAGAAATGCTTAAACCGGGACTGTCCGGATTATCTTGAAGAGATGATCGTTACAATTAACCCGGAAATAAGCACGGCCTCCTTATATTGTGAAACCTGCCTCGTAGGAAAAATAGAATTATCGTCCCCAGAGGTATAGCTTTTTGTAAATAAGATGGAGTATATCATACATATGGTGAGGAGAATGAAGGATGTCTGATCAAGAAAAATATGAATATCCAGCACATGGAGCTGCACAAGAACAAGAGAAGGAACAACCCAATCCCAAAGAAGGGGAGTACCTAAATTTAGAAGACGCCCTTCCATCGCACTTTTTTAGTAATCCCAATCTTCCACAATCCGATTCTGAATCTTCCCAAGAGGAAAAGAGTGAAAGTGAGAGTGTAGAGACGAACTTGGAACCTGAATCTAGGGAACTAGAACAAGAGGGCAATCATACTGATTTTATTGAATCAGATCAAACGCATGACTTGGTTCGAGAACACGATCCTCATCATATTTTTATTGATCAAAATCCTCCTCAGTCGAATAACGATGAAACTCAAAGTGAAGCTTTACCAGCTGAAGACACTGATGAGGATCAGGATGTGAACCCATGGGATCACTTGGAAAATGAAAACGGAAATCAAGAAGTGGCCGCAACTCAAGCGCCTATACTTGATCAGGCTCCAACCCATGAACACCAGCAGCCTGCATCTGATGCTGTGGATGAGGACTTGTTTGGCCCATTTAACCCACCACAACGTACTACTTTTGAACCTGAACCGATGAAGGCGGATGTATCTCCTCAAGAGGTCATTACATCCATTCAACAGGTTTCCGTGGCAAAACTCAATGCTGAAATTGAGGTGCTTCTTCCTAAGGCCTATCAGACGTTAAAGAGGCAGATGGAAGAGAACTTCCAAGTGGCGGAATTGCCTGATAAGAGTCTTCAGGAGCTGCAAGAAACAAAACTGGGTAGAGCTTTCCAGGCCTTGATTGATGTTGTCGGCAGTGAAGAAAAAGGAATAATAACAAATGAAGCTGTGGACGCCGTACATCAAATCTTGCCTTTATTATGGAGAAGTCTGGGTGACGAAGATCGTGGTTACCAAGTACCGGAAGCCTGGTATCAAACACACCTTGGGTTCTTATGTCAGTATATTAAGATTGGTGAAGCGCAAACCTTTGATCCTATTGACGTAAAGACAGCATCTTCTATATTAGAACGTAACCAAGATTTTATTATGGATCATTACAAACAGCTGGGCGGGATTAAAATATCCAATGGTTATGTGTTCAGTAGAAGAAAAGTGATGGAATATAAGTCCACTCTTCCTGTTGCACCGACTCTTGAACAGTTAATGACCCAATATCAGTTAGAAACCAATAAACTTCGTATTTTCTTATCTCTGAAGAAGGATATTGGACAAATGAACCGTCATATGCAGCTTGCTTATTCTGTCCTGCAATCTGATATGAAGCCAACTGGGGATATTGATGAACAATCTCTTCGTTATGTTGGAACTCGTTTGCAAGAGGCATATGGTATGTATATGAAACTTCAGGATCTCCTATCTAAGGTTGAGGACGTCGGCCATATCCTGAGTCCTATTCAATGGGAGCAGATGAGGGTTCTTAGTGGCATAGAACTGTTAAATACTGCGGAAGAAAGCAAAGCCATTATTGAACAAAACTTTGAGCATATCGAGCAAACCGTAGCCGATATCACGAAACGAATGAATCAGCTTAATGTTGAGATTGAATACAAAAAGTTTAACGATGGACTAGAAGGCTAGGAGTTTAACTGCTATCTCTCCAATATAAATTTCTTTGGGGAATAGCTGGTGGAGGCAATAGGGATGAATCAAGAACTAAGAGAGATCATGAGAAAACGGGAAGAGATGGAAAAAGAAGCCCGAAACGTAGGCGGGATCAAAGCCAAAGATGTAGGTCATTTTGTTCCAACACAACAGCAGATAATGAAATTTGATCGGCTGCTTGAATTGTGGAAGCTTCTTCAACGACTCCAGGAGAAATTTCCGTATCTATACATCATCCCTCGACTAGAGTGGGACGATTGGAATTGTGATGGCCTCT
The Ammoniphilus sp. CFH 90114 genome window above contains:
- a CDS encoding nuclear transport factor 2 family protein codes for the protein MKTSHKEKAVSFLQLVASGEVREAYQRYIGPGFRHHNPFFRGDADSLMLAMEENAAKNPHKILEVKCAIEEDDIVAVHSHVKQKKEELGGAVVHIFRFNNGLIVELWDVGQPIPEDSPNENGMF
- a CDS encoding VOC family protein; amino-acid sequence: MINKIGKVTVYVQDQEQAKDFWLNKIGFVLKFEQPMGPNASWIEVGPSEDEFTTLVLYSQSLMEQQKPSAVAHPSILFSTTDIESAYNKMKQKEVEVGEMMKMPFGTMFTFKDQDGHEYLLREDK
- a CDS encoding nitroreductase yields the protein MNRTTRSDIKKYWIQDASIACGYIWLGAVELGVGVAFGAVHHTQDPEESERRETFVRNALSIPAARHVLAILGLGYPKENPAPKKMYPRENVVFYDRFS
- a CDS encoding VOC family protein — encoded protein: MGRLIHFEIHVNDMERAKTFYGEVFGWSFQDWSDFAGMPYFGAVTGNENEPGINGALMQRQSAPPETGQALNGFACTMGVEDYDATETKILQHGGTVAMPKYALPGMAWQGYYMDTEGNIFGIHQPDVNAK
- a CDS encoding VOC family protein — translated: MDKSIGNFSVSLNVKDIKTSKEFYEKLGFHVFGGDITQNWLIMQNDDCTIGLFQGMFEKNMLTFNPGWNNKAQEVNPFKDVRVLQEEFRSNGINIINEADTHSTGPASFLIEDPDGNPILIDQHR
- a CDS encoding VOC family protein; translation: MRDTRGIVGEEFEHGAVAFFDLQAGLRLAIWNRKDIAHDTKLIQTPPSLTEFTLGHNVGSKDEVDKVMKQAKNAGATITVAAHDTFWGGYSGYFQDPDGHLWEVVWNPQWEITE
- a CDS encoding type II toxin-antitoxin system HicB family antitoxin, whose product is MGTTKWKYPAFIQRENDGDFGVYFPTLFCDSGWDFPLSRGRTRDKAIKKAKEDLAYTIAGIIYDNDVVPEPVKIPDDQLGEDMEVIEIETCYEDYKKEIEEHLRGRHWHIDYWDEEHGSISTIGFRNELGTWDIYFSGHMSDEEARILDQHGKRTDSPDEWILFTVQSRSEGEEKVYYFIENVLLSVRRRCNAK
- a CDS encoding MBL fold metallo-hydrolase, encoding MENLIEWLNQAYRYENYGDLARAKYCFERLRGWESELQEEDLVRVGKFFYQQGEQEASYRCFYTALQKGATLETSGQLLMQLVEKRVGSLEDLQWLLTIPEIKKKFDMRIRIARVFKERGEAMKGYLQVTDLLVEVEKKVKFEKFLMPSYIQCLLLIIEMEFGFHRIAQARYQLRRLIYLKREWLIHEQEIGYWSIMLDEIAAFVKREDWDSIYSRLTGDVGWIAHFYHLLVHGRLNRSAINELSRIHFEDPYLEKKRGTFLSLLLKAAGDSNWSTLIEEQIKVLPNDLLTALLYGERLRERQDSQMERFWTEELKKHPDRKEVIQCFWQSKATETKDPRILESVKMIFIGGGEKIGGTSISVSIGDHHILLDAGMHIHGNHPIPDYSPLHVEGLGFDDFDALLISHAHLDHIGAVPYVYRQNPQLPIYTSRATKRLMKVMLQDTKDWHSLDLIQDTILSIQEVKMGEEWTIPSKDKEWKVRFIPSGHILGAASIHLELDGVRILFTGDYSMEDQMTVQGMKLPPGLEVDILITESTYGYHPSNRVLSREQTAEQIVSCLQQTLERKGTMLFPAFSIGRSQEIIALLQEIYQHERYLPFPLYLDGRVAEVCRVYEQCYREEGKELSLIGKGIQSAKELYTRKKNGDFTFSHFMDRYIIPEGNAVIASSGMLLARSASADYAEYLLADPRNTIAFSGYLDPASPAAQLLDSTRERGTGRVQLNDNSYDSHAQVESFRFSAHAKRDDIVQLILQLRPQAVFLMHGEHTKAYESVESLVEGKTIYPTVIDLAQAAGEDLTVIPAFNGKIYRLGRGEKA